A segment of the Candidatus Andeanibacterium colombiense genome:
TTTTAGGCGCGCGACTCGTTCTTCGCCATCGTTGGTAGGCAAGTCGATCGGCATTACATAGGGACGGCCAGTGCGGCCCTGCGCGGCTTTTGCAAGCATCGCTATATTCGAGTTTGAGTCATTCGCCAGCTTCGCCAGCGCCCGTCGCCCGGCATCGCCGAAATCCCATTTGAGCGCATCGTAGTCGAAGTTCTTCGAGGTGACCTTGCCGCTCTCCAGCCGTGCGACCTGGTTCGCCGCCGAGATCCCGCCAAAGTCGAGGATCGGCAGCGCGAGGAACAGCGCGAAGACCGCGATCCCCAACGCGATGTTGAGGTTTCCGCTGCGCAGAAGCGGCCGCCAGCTCCACACCTTGCCCCGCACCACCGCGACCCAGGCGACGATCCCATAGCCAACCGCCACCGCGATCGCACACAGCGCCCACAGCCGCTCTGGCGAAAGCCCATGCTGCGCGATCCGCGTGCCCATCGAGATTGCCGCAAATACCGTCAGCGGCAGGATTCCGGTTGCGAGCACGAAAGCCGTCACCCGCATCACCACCGAGCGGGTCATGTCGGTATCGTCGTCGCGCACGATCGCATTGGTCAGGATGAAGGCCCCGCCGGCGCAGGCGAGCAGCACCGGAGTCGCGCTCTGGGTCGCTTCCCACAGCACATTCGGGCCCGAGACCAGCATCGCGATCAGGAAGCACACCAGCGCGACCGCGAGCGGCACCGCGAGCAGCGAGAACAGCAGCATCACCACGAATTGCAGCGTACCGATGATCTTGAGATGGTTGCGCAGCACGCCGAGCGCGCCGCCGAAGCAGATTCCCGAGTAGGTCCAGCCGAACCATTCCTTGTTCAGCAGGTCGCGCAGCAGATCGATCTTGAGGAGATGGAACAGCTCTGAAAGGACGAAGAACACCAGCCAGCTGAGGCCGACGAAAGCAAGCGAACCACCCGCGCTGACAAGATCCGTCCAGGCGAAGAAATGCGCATCGCGATAGGGGGTTTTGAACCGCTGGCGGTGGAAACCGGCCTGGAACAGCGGCAGTGCGATCACGGTCGCGATCACCGCGGCGCTGAAGCCGTATTGGCTGTCGGCGGCATGATCGCCCGCATGGGTCGCGCGCCATGCGAGCCCCGCCATCACCAGCCCGGCGGTCAGCGCAAAGACAGCCGCTTCTTTCCAGCGCTCGCGTTCGAGCGAGAAAGCCGCGGCGAGCGAGCCGAACAAGAGGAAGGCCGCGAGCGCGATTCGCCCCGGTGAATCTTCATGCCCCCTGGTCGCGAGATGGATCAGCAGCCCGGCCGAGCCCAACAGGCCCGCGAGCAGCCACGGCCTCCGTGGCCAGTCATGTGCCCAATCCTGCGCGCGGCCCTCGGCCCGCGACTCGACGATGCCCTCTCCCATGCGCGCAGCATCCGCCATCGCGGTGCCTGCGGCAAGAGCCCAGCCCTACCCCTTCCCGCAGGCGGGAGCGGAGCGGGACTTGCGAACGAAGTGCGTCAGTCGCAGCGGGGTGGGCTGCGCCGGATCAGTTCGAGGGAGCGGCGCCCGCGGGAGCCGCGCCGCCCGGCGCGCCGCCGGGACCGCCCGCGCCGCCGCCCTGCATCTGCTGAAGCTGCTGCATCATCTGCATGCGGCGCTGGAAATCGGCTTCGGACATGAAATCGACCACGTCGATGTCGAAGGTCAGGTCGCTGTTCTTCGGGATCACCACTTCGCCGGTCATCGGGTTGGTGCGGTCCTGGTCGCCATAGGCCTTCGCCGCCGGGATCGTCAGGACGTACTTGCCGCCCTTCTGCATCTTGGTCAGGCCTTCGACGAAGCCCTTGATCATGCCCTGGCCGAGCGGGATCGGGGCGTTCTGCTGCTGATCGAACACGGTGCCGTTCTTGAGCTTGCCGACATAGTTGATCACCACCACGTCCGTCTTGCCAGGATAGGCGCCGAGGCCGGCCTTGACCACAGCCACCTTGACCGCCGGCGGAGTGGTCAGCCATGCGAGCCCGGCGCCGAGCACGATCGCCAGCGCCACGGCGATCCACACCTTCGCGAGCGAGCTTTTCCTGACGGGCTGGAGCGGAACCTGGGTGACTTCGACCATGGGCGGGATCCTGAAATACGAAAGGCGCGGGAATTGCTTCCCGCGCCTTTGGCTTAACTGTGCTGTGGGTTCAAGCGATTGCTTGAGAGGCCCTACTTGGCGCTGCCGTCACGCTCGGCGCGCTTGCGTTCCAGCTTGCGCGCGCGGCGAACCGCGGCTGCCTTTTCGCGCGCGCGCTTTTCGCTCGGCTTCTCGTAATGACGGCGCAGCTTCATCTCGCGATACACGCCTTCGCGCTGCAGCTTCTTCTTGAGCGCGCGCAGGGCCTGGTCGACATTGTTATCGCGAACGATGATCTGCATAAATTCCAACACCTCACAGCAACACGAGAATCAGCCCACCGGAGTGGGTCAAAACCCGGGTAATTCGACGAAAATGGCTCCGAATCCCAAAAGGATCGGCCCCGAATGGAGGCGCGCCTACCCAAATCGCGGTCAAAAGGCAAGCATTTGGGCGCGCAATGCGACCGGCGCACTTTCCACTTGGATGGCGCGCGGCTAAGGCTCGCCGGATGAACCCGCCTTCCCCCCTTGCCGCCAGCGGCCTCGTCGCCGTCGGCGGAGCGATCGGATCTGTACTGCGCTACCAGACCGGGCGCCTGCTCACCATGCTGCTCGGCCCCGCCACCGTCACCGCGTTTCCGTGGGCGACGCTCGCGGTCAATATCCTCGGCAGCCTGGTGATGGGCGGCCTCGCCGGCTTCCTCGCGCGGCATGGCGGCGCGGGCGAGCACTGGCGCCTGTTCGTCGGCGTCGGCATCCTCGGTGGCTTCACCACCTTCTCCAGCTTCAGCCTCGAGACGATGATGCTGATCGAGCGCGGCCAGCCCTCGCTCGCCTTCATCTATGCGGCGGTCTCGCTGCTCGCCGGGCTGACCGCGCTCTATGCCGGCCTCATCGTGATGCGGATCGCGGCATGAGCGAGACAGGCAGCGCGGACGTCCGCCAGTTCACGGTCAAGCCGGACGACGAGGGCATCCGGCTCGACCGCTGGTTCAAGCGGCACCTGCCGCAGATCGGCTTCGCGACCGTATCGCGCTGGGCGCGCACCGGGCAGATCCGGGTGGACGGCAAGCGCGCCAAGGTCGACGACCGGCTCGCCGCGGGCCAGCAACTGCGCGTCCCCCCAGGCGGCGAGCCGACCGAACGCAAGCCGCGCGAGCAGCGCGTGCTGTCGGAGGACGAGATCGTCCGCGCCGAGGACATGGTGATCACGCAGGACCGCGCGGCGATCGTGCTCAACAAGCCGCCCGGCCTCGCGACCCAGGGCGGGACCGGGACCAAGGAACATGTCGACGGATTGCTCGACGCCTTCGTGCGCCCAAGCGCCAAGGGCGATGAGCCGCGCCCGCGGCTGGTCCACCGGCTCGACAAAGACACGAGCGGCGTCCTCCTCGTCGCGCGCACTCCGGGCAGCGCCGCGTTCTTCTCGAAGCGCTTCGCCGGGCGTTCGGCGAAGAAGGTCTACTGGGCGCTGGTCGTCGGGGTGCCCGATGCGCTCGAAGGGACGATCGAGGCCCCGCTCGCCAAGCAGCCGGGCACCGGCGGCGAGAAGATGTGGGTCGATGAAGAAAACGGCCAGGCGGCCAAGACCCGGTTCCGCGTGATCGAACGCGCGGCCAAGCGCGCCGCCTGGGTCGAGCTGCAACCGCTGACCGGCCGCACCCACCAGTTGCGCGTGCACATGGCGGCGATCGGCCACCCGATCGTCGGCGACGGCAAATACGGCGGCCAGGATGCGTTCCTGACCGGCAGCGTCAGCCGCAAGATGCACCTCCATGCGCGGCGGCTGGTGATCGACCATCCCGATGGCACCAAGCTCGACGTCACCGCCGAACTGCCCGACCATTTCGCGTCGAGCATGGACCATCTCGGCTTCGACATGACGTTGAGCGACGCTTTGCCCGACGAAACCCCCTTCCGGCCCGGCCGCGTCGAAAAGAAGCAGGAAGCGAAAGCCCACGCCAAGCAGTACCGCAAGGAACGGCGCGGCGAGCGGCGCAAGCGCGCGGAAGGCCCGGTCGGGCGCACCCCCACCGGCAAGCGCGCCGAGCCCGCCGCGAAGGGCAAGGCCCCGGGCAAGGCCGCAGGACGGCCGGCGGCCAGATCGGCTGGCAAACCGGCCGGGAAGCCGGCAGGTCGGCCCGCGGGCAAAGGCTCTGGCAAGCCCGCCGGAGGAAAACCGAAGCCGCGCGGCCGCCCCTGATGCATCCGAATCCCGCCTTCCGCAGCGAGGACCGGGCACTGCTCGAAACGCTGATCGAGGAGGTCGGCTTCGGGATGGTGTTCGGCCAGGTGCCCGACGGGCCGCGGGTCGCGCATACGCCGATCGTCTCCAGCCGGGACGGGGCGGTGCAATTCCACCTCTCGCGGGCAAACGCCCTCGCCCGCCATCTCGACGGGATGAACGCGCTGATCGTGATCAACGGGCCCGACGCCTATGTCAGCCCGCGCTGGTACGAAGAGCCGGGGCAGGTCCCGACCTGGAACTATGTGACGCTCGAACTCGAAGGCCGCGTGCGCAAGACGCATGAGGAAGGTCTCGCCGCGCTGCTCGATGCGATCGGCCGGCGGCAGGAAGCCCGAATCGTTCCGATGGGGGGTGGCGGGGGCACGCCGTGGACCCCCGATTCGGTGCCGCAGGACTATTGGGACAGGCTGATCCGCGGGATCACCGGGTTCGAGATGGAAGTGCTCGCCTGGCGCCCGACCTTCAAACTGTCGCAGAACAAGCCCGAGGCCGACCGTGCGCGGATCGCCGAGGCGCTGGAGGCGAATGGCGCGAAGGCGCTCGCCGGATTGATGAGAGGATTGGCTGCATGACCCGCCTTGCCGTGTTCGACTGCGATGGGACCCTGATCGACGGCCAGGCGGCCGTGTGCGAAGCGATGCGCAGCGGGTTCGAGACGGTCGGCCTGCCGGTGCCGCCCGATCACGAGATCCGCCGGATCGTCGGCCTCAGCCTGCCGGTCGCGATCCGCGGGCTGGTGCCGGATGCCTCGTCCGAACTGGTGACCCAGGCGGTCGAGGCCTATCGCGCGGCGTTCTTCGCAATGCGCCAGGAAGGCCGGGTGCACGAGCCGCTCTACAACGGA
Coding sequences within it:
- a CDS encoding DUF4153 domain-containing protein; the protein is MADAARMGEGIVESRAEGRAQDWAHDWPRRPWLLAGLLGSAGLLIHLATRGHEDSPGRIALAAFLLFGSLAAAFSLERERWKEAAVFALTAGLVMAGLAWRATHAGDHAADSQYGFSAAVIATVIALPLFQAGFHRQRFKTPYRDAHFFAWTDLVSAGGSLAFVGLSWLVFFVLSELFHLLKIDLLRDLLNKEWFGWTYSGICFGGALGVLRNHLKIIGTLQFVVMLLFSLLAVPLAVALVCFLIAMLVSGPNVLWEATQSATPVLLACAGGAFILTNAIVRDDDTDMTRSVVMRVTAFVLATGILPLTVFAAISMGTRIAQHGLSPERLWALCAIAVAVGYGIVAWVAVVRGKVWSWRPLLRSGNLNIALGIAVFALFLALPILDFGGISAANQVARLESGKVTSKNFDYDALKWDFGDAGRRALAKLANDSNSNIAMLAKAAQGRTGRPYVMPIDLPTNDGEERVARLKFQFDDPLLVGEVKTWVRVTRGACADPCGVFDLGDWPDGTRHLALVESRSVSHLMREADGRIAYRQADLLQYDPAATQEASAKIEVRPYSGRRIYIDGKPVGQPFD
- a CDS encoding FKBP-type peptidyl-prolyl cis-trans isomerase → MVEVTQVPLQPVRKSSLAKVWIAVALAIVLGAGLAWLTTPPAVKVAVVKAGLGAYPGKTDVVVINYVGKLKNGTVFDQQQNAPIPLGQGMIKGFVEGLTKMQKGGKYVLTIPAAKAYGDQDRTNPMTGEVVIPKNSDLTFDIDVVDFMSEADFQRRMQMMQQLQQMQGGGAGGPGGAPGGAAPAGAAPSN
- the rpsU gene encoding 30S ribosomal protein S21, with the translated sequence MQIIVRDNNVDQALRALKKKLQREGVYREMKLRRHYEKPSEKRAREKAAAVRRARKLERKRAERDGSAK
- the crcB gene encoding fluoride efflux transporter CrcB yields the protein MNPPSPLAASGLVAVGGAIGSVLRYQTGRLLTMLLGPATVTAFPWATLAVNILGSLVMGGLAGFLARHGGAGEHWRLFVGVGILGGFTTFSSFSLETMMLIERGQPSLAFIYAAVSLLAGLTALYAGLIVMRIAA
- a CDS encoding RluA family pseudouridine synthase, whose amino-acid sequence is MSETGSADVRQFTVKPDDEGIRLDRWFKRHLPQIGFATVSRWARTGQIRVDGKRAKVDDRLAAGQQLRVPPGGEPTERKPREQRVLSEDEIVRAEDMVITQDRAAIVLNKPPGLATQGGTGTKEHVDGLLDAFVRPSAKGDEPRPRLVHRLDKDTSGVLLVARTPGSAAFFSKRFAGRSAKKVYWALVVGVPDALEGTIEAPLAKQPGTGGEKMWVDEENGQAAKTRFRVIERAAKRAAWVELQPLTGRTHQLRVHMAAIGHPIVGDGKYGGQDAFLTGSVSRKMHLHARRLVIDHPDGTKLDVTAELPDHFASSMDHLGFDMTLSDALPDETPFRPGRVEKKQEAKAHAKQYRKERRGERRKRAEGPVGRTPTGKRAEPAAKGKAPGKAAGRPAARSAGKPAGKPAGRPAGKGSGKPAGGKPKPRGRP
- a CDS encoding FMN-binding negative transcriptional regulator, whose protein sequence is MHPNPAFRSEDRALLETLIEEVGFGMVFGQVPDGPRVAHTPIVSSRDGAVQFHLSRANALARHLDGMNALIVINGPDAYVSPRWYEEPGQVPTWNYVTLELEGRVRKTHEEGLAALLDAIGRRQEARIVPMGGGGGTPWTPDSVPQDYWDRLIRGITGFEMEVLAWRPTFKLSQNKPEADRARIAEALEANGAKALAGLMRGLAA